From a single Pseudomonas serboccidentalis genomic region:
- the oprI gene encoding outer membrane lipoprotei OprI, which translates to MNNVLKFSALALAAVLATGCSSASKETEARLTATEDAAARAQARADEAYRKADEALAAAQKAQQTADEANERALRMLDKASRK; encoded by the coding sequence ATGAACAACGTTCTGAAATTCTCTGCTCTGGCTCTGGCCGCAGTTCTGGCTACCGGTTGCAGCAGCGCATCGAAAGAAACCGAAGCACGTCTGACCGCTACTGAAGACGCAGCTGCTCGCGCTCAAGCTCGTGCAGACGAAGCATACCGTAAAGCTGATGAAGCTCTGGCTGCTGCTCAAAAAGCACAACAGACTGCTGACGAAGCTAACGAGCGTGCTCTGCGTATGCTGGACAAAGCAAGCCGTAAGTAA
- a CDS encoding PilZ domain-containing protein — protein sequence MGRFIPHPDEVPVELTLLKPECISRQQLHTISLGGIACNYHRAWRHGTALEVRMPTLNADICYPGYVAWCLRRKKGYLVGIAFTDEQTLFSARMGEQVCQIERYCRMNEAHDDLQDIQALALQWVEQHADEFSHDSVRKAFAQPVLD from the coding sequence ATGGGACGTTTCATTCCTCATCCGGACGAAGTGCCTGTCGAATTAACGTTACTCAAGCCCGAGTGTATTTCCAGGCAACAGCTGCACACTATCAGCCTCGGCGGGATCGCTTGCAATTATCACCGCGCCTGGCGCCACGGCACCGCCCTTGAGGTGCGCATGCCGACACTCAACGCCGACATCTGTTACCCGGGCTATGTGGCGTGGTGCCTGCGACGCAAAAAGGGCTATCTGGTGGGGATCGCATTCACCGATGAGCAGACGCTGTTCAGCGCCCGGATGGGCGAGCAGGTGTGCCAGATCGAACGTTATTGCCGCATGAACGAGGCCCACGACGACCTGCAGGATATTCAGGCGCTGGCCCTGCAATGGGTCGAACAACACGCCGACGAGTTCTCTCACGACAGCGTTCGCAAGGCTTTTGCCCAGCCAGTGCTGGATTAA
- a CDS encoding GreA/GreB family elongation factor has product MNKHTVHQLILDKLRVDLDIAERAAQTAYETATHEENIAENKYDTLGLEASYLAAGQAKRVEEIRQSLALCQNLTLRAYDENRGIEIGALLGLEDEKGREQWLFLAPDAAGLKVDVVGQPITVITPRSPLGKSLLGKFEGDEVEILVAGTRQQFAVTEVL; this is encoded by the coding sequence ATGAACAAACACACCGTCCACCAGTTGATCCTCGACAAACTGCGCGTCGACCTCGACATCGCCGAACGCGCCGCGCAGACCGCTTATGAAACCGCGACCCACGAAGAGAACATCGCCGAGAACAAGTACGACACACTGGGGCTTGAGGCGTCTTATCTGGCGGCGGGTCAGGCGAAACGGGTCGAAGAAATCCGTCAGTCGCTGGCGCTGTGCCAGAACTTGACGCTGCGCGCCTACGATGAAAATCGTGGCATCGAGATCGGCGCCCTGCTCGGTCTGGAAGACGAAAAGGGTCGCGAGCAATGGCTGTTTCTGGCCCCGGATGCAGCGGGCCTGAAAGTCGATGTGGTGGGTCAGCCGATTACCGTCATCACCCCGCGCTCGCCGCTGGGCAAAAGCCTGCTGGGCAAGTTCGAGGGCGACGAGGTGGAGATTCTGGTGGCGGGCACCCGGCAACAGTTCGCTGTCACCGAGGTGCTCTGA
- a CDS encoding universal stress protein — MIRSMLYATDLGLYAPLVMQHALALARTFDADLYVVHAVEPMGLFAESVLQSYLDEQALNEFHSQGLKTVIASIEQRVLDSFREELGDEGDQDLQRICAVRVVQGDPAQVILDQVQKLSVDLLIVGTHSHGVGAETPLGRTATRVLQLAKVPVYLVPLVERRRRGDR, encoded by the coding sequence ATGATTCGTTCGATGCTGTATGCCACTGACCTCGGTCTGTACGCACCGTTAGTGATGCAGCATGCCCTGGCGTTGGCGCGAACATTCGATGCCGACTTGTATGTGGTGCACGCAGTGGAACCCATGGGGCTGTTTGCCGAGTCGGTGCTGCAAAGCTATCTCGACGAACAGGCATTGAACGAATTCCACAGTCAGGGTCTGAAAACTGTCATCGCGAGTATTGAGCAGCGGGTGCTGGACAGTTTTCGCGAAGAACTGGGCGACGAGGGCGATCAGGATCTGCAGCGTATTTGCGCGGTTCGGGTGGTGCAGGGCGATCCGGCGCAGGTGATTCTCGACCAGGTGCAGAAACTCTCGGTGGATTTGCTGATCGTAGGCACGCATAGCCACGGTGTGGGGGCGGAAACTCCTTTGGGGCGCACGGCGACCCGGGTTCTGCAATTGGCCAAGGTACCGGTTTATCTGGTGCCGTTGGTGGAGCGTCGGCGCCGGGGGGATCGCTGA
- a CDS encoding LysR family transcriptional regulator, which yields MNPNQLTEQLGLFLDVLESGSFSAASRRHPLTPSAVARRIDSLESAVGSQLFIRSTHAVRATPAGLAFAERARRIVAELQLARAEAVSLSSAPEGLIRIDAPAAFGRRHLAPVIADFLVLYPGLDVQLHLIDSFIDMHGSNLGKVDLVLRAGQMADTRLVATPLASMMRIACASPDYLKRRGAPSHPGQLSEHDGLDWEGLAPPFAWRFEQDGQMQLHRPSRIRMSANNAEALVCGALAGLGIAHLPTWLASEYLLRGELLPLFCENGLPQPESTGIYALRMEQQTNSRSRLLLEYLKTRFSPVPPWDLALQRELGRH from the coding sequence ATGAATCCCAATCAATTGACCGAACAGCTCGGGTTGTTTCTCGATGTGTTGGAAAGCGGCAGTTTTTCTGCGGCTTCCCGTCGTCATCCGCTGACGCCCTCCGCCGTGGCGCGGCGCATCGACAGCCTGGAAAGCGCGGTGGGTAGCCAGTTGTTCATCCGCAGCACCCACGCCGTGCGGGCCACACCCGCCGGTCTGGCCTTTGCCGAACGCGCGCGGCGCATTGTTGCCGAGTTGCAACTGGCCCGGGCCGAAGCGGTGTCCCTGAGCAGTGCGCCGGAAGGCTTGATTCGCATCGACGCCCCGGCCGCGTTCGGGCGCCGCCATCTGGCACCGGTGATTGCCGATTTTCTGGTGTTGTACCCGGGCCTGGACGTGCAGTTGCACCTGATCGACAGCTTCATCGACATGCACGGCTCCAACCTGGGCAAGGTCGACCTGGTGTTGCGGGCCGGGCAAATGGCCGATACCCGGCTGGTCGCCACCCCGCTGGCGAGCATGATGCGCATCGCCTGCGCCAGCCCCGATTACCTCAAGCGTCGCGGTGCACCGAGTCATCCCGGGCAGTTGAGCGAACATGACGGACTGGATTGGGAAGGCCTGGCCCCGCCCTTCGCCTGGCGCTTCGAACAGGACGGGCAAATGCAACTGCACCGCCCTTCGCGAATCCGCATGAGCGCCAACAATGCCGAGGCGCTGGTGTGCGGCGCATTGGCCGGGCTGGGCATCGCGCACTTGCCGACCTGGCTGGCCAGTGAATACCTGCTGCGCGGAGAGCTGTTACCGCTGTTCTGCGAGAACGGTCTGCCACAACCGGAGAGCACCGGTATCTATGCGCTGCGCATGGAACAGCAAACCAACTCGCGCAGCCGCTTGCTTCTGGAATACCTCAAGACCCGCTTCAGCCCGGTGCCGCCGTGGGATCTGGCGCTGCAGCGCGAGCTGGGCCGACACTAA
- a CDS encoding putative 2-dehydropantoate 2-reductase, with translation MAGADNKPVIGIIGAGAIGGFYGVMLARAGFDVHFLLRSEFSAVAERGLQVDSAVHGTLTLNPVQAYAKADDMPACDWLLVGAKTTSSVGLAPAIIAAAKPGAKVLVLQNGLDVEDSLRELLPDSLHLLGGLCLICVHREAPGHITHQALGAVNVGYHSGPAADDTARMAIVEEGASLFRAAGIDSQAMPNLHQARWQKLVWNIPYNGLSVLLGAGTTPLMADADSRALIQALMAEVVQGAKACGHDMPPGYAEYLFMMTEKMPDYWPSMYHDFLHKRPLELEAIYARPLAAAKAAGCELPRIEALYRTLSFIDRRNT, from the coding sequence ATGGCGGGAGCAGACAATAAACCGGTGATCGGGATTATCGGCGCCGGGGCAATCGGCGGGTTCTACGGTGTGATGCTGGCGCGGGCCGGTTTCGATGTGCACTTTTTGTTGCGCAGTGAATTCTCGGCGGTGGCCGAACGTGGTTTGCAGGTGGACAGTGCGGTCCACGGCACGCTGACGCTCAACCCGGTGCAAGCCTATGCCAAGGCTGACGACATGCCGGCCTGCGACTGGCTGCTGGTCGGTGCCAAGACCACCAGCAGCGTCGGGCTGGCGCCGGCGATCATTGCTGCGGCCAAACCCGGTGCGAAAGTGTTGGTACTGCAAAACGGTCTGGACGTCGAAGACAGCCTGCGTGAGCTGTTACCCGATTCCCTGCATCTGCTCGGTGGCCTGTGTCTGATCTGTGTGCATCGCGAAGCTCCGGGGCACATCACCCATCAGGCGTTGGGAGCGGTGAACGTCGGCTATCACAGCGGTCCGGCAGCAGATGACACGGCGCGCATGGCGATCGTCGAGGAGGGCGCCAGTCTGTTTCGCGCCGCCGGCATCGACTCCCAGGCGATGCCCAATCTGCATCAGGCACGCTGGCAGAAACTGGTTTGGAATATTCCCTACAACGGTCTCTCGGTTCTGCTCGGTGCCGGCACCACGCCGCTGATGGCTGACGCTGACAGTCGCGCGCTGATCCAGGCGTTGATGGCCGAAGTGGTGCAGGGCGCCAAGGCCTGTGGTCACGACATGCCACCCGGTTACGCCGAGTACCTGTTCATGATGACCGAGAAAATGCCCGACTATTGGCCGAGCATGTACCACGATTTCCTGCACAAACGACCGCTGGAACTGGAAGCGATTTATGCCCGGCCATTGGCGGCGGCCAAGGCGGCAGGGTGTGAACTGCCGCGTATCGAAGCGCTGTATCGCACGTTGAGTTTTATCGACCGACGCAACACTTGA
- a CDS encoding GNAT family N-acetyltransferase, producing MSEALSIHHDQAGHQFETNVDGHRAYLTYMDLGKQTLDIYRTFVPNALRGRGIAAALTESALQYAEEMGYTVIPSCSYVERYMERHQKRAAKI from the coding sequence ATGAGCGAGGCGTTGTCCATCCACCATGACCAGGCTGGTCATCAGTTCGAGACCAATGTGGACGGTCATCGTGCCTACCTGACCTATATGGATCTGGGAAAACAGACCCTGGATATCTATCGCACCTTCGTGCCCAACGCGTTGCGTGGTCGAGGCATCGCGGCAGCTCTGACTGAAAGCGCGCTGCAATACGCCGAAGAAATGGGCTACACGGTGATCCCGTCGTGCTCCTATGTCGAGCGCTACATGGAGCGCCATCAGAAGCGCGCCGCGAAAATCTGA
- a CDS encoding thioredoxin family protein: MSTDSLCRPFDIVSPSIVVESQLTDFDADQRLLAMSGVSLVIFTSVGCSSCRYAREVLPGFELAVDRLCWIDAGNNGGLVERYQVFHLPALFVVRDGEFFGALHTRLTADALNAAVAQALGRIAEELP, translated from the coding sequence ATGAGCACAGACTCCCTGTGTCGGCCATTTGACATTGTTTCCCCCAGTATAGTGGTCGAATCGCAACTGACCGATTTCGACGCCGACCAGCGGCTGCTGGCGATGAGCGGCGTTTCGCTGGTGATTTTCACCAGCGTCGGCTGTTCCAGCTGCCGTTATGCCAGAGAGGTGTTGCCCGGGTTCGAGCTGGCGGTGGATCGCCTGTGCTGGATCGATGCCGGCAACAACGGCGGGTTGGTGGAGCGTTATCAGGTCTTTCATTTGCCGGCGCTGTTTGTGGTGCGCGACGGCGAGTTCTTTGGGGCATTGCACACGCGCCTGACCGCCGATGCGCTGAACGCGGCAGTGGCGCAGGCGCTGGGTCGAATTGCAGAGGAGTTGCCATAG
- the cysB gene encoding HTH-type transcriptional regulator CysB, with protein sequence MKLQQLRYIWEVAHHDLNVSATAQSLYTSQPGISKQIRLLEDELGVEVFARSGKHLTRVTPAGERIITTAGEILRKVESIKQIAQEFSNEKKGTLSIATTHTQARYALPPVISNFIKQYPDVALHMHQGSPMQIAEMAADGTVDFAIATEALELFGDLVMMPCYRWNRCVVVPQGHPLTKLPKLTLEALAEYPIVTYVFGFTGRSKLDEAFSHRGLTPKVVFTAADADVIKTYVRLGLGVGIVAKMAVDTKLDNDLVVLDASELFESSITKIGFRRGTFLRGFMCDFIEKFAPHLTREVMAKAIQCHNKQELEELFDGVELPVH encoded by the coding sequence ATGAAGCTTCAACAATTGCGCTACATCTGGGAAGTGGCGCACCACGACCTCAACGTTTCCGCTACAGCCCAAAGCCTTTACACCTCGCAACCGGGCATCAGTAAGCAGATCCGCCTGCTGGAAGACGAACTGGGCGTTGAAGTGTTCGCCCGCAGCGGCAAGCACCTGACCCGCGTCACCCCGGCTGGCGAGCGCATCATCACCACCGCGGGCGAAATCCTGCGCAAGGTCGAAAGCATCAAGCAGATTGCCCAGGAATTCTCCAACGAGAAGAAAGGCACTCTGTCGATCGCCACCACCCACACCCAGGCGCGTTATGCGCTGCCGCCGGTGATCAGCAATTTCATCAAGCAATACCCGGACGTGGCGCTGCACATGCACCAGGGTTCGCCGATGCAGATCGCCGAAATGGCGGCTGACGGCACCGTCGATTTCGCCATTGCCACCGAAGCGCTGGAGCTGTTCGGTGATCTGGTGATGATGCCGTGCTATCGCTGGAACCGTTGCGTGGTCGTGCCGCAGGGCCACCCGCTGACCAAGCTGCCGAAACTGACCCTCGAAGCGCTGGCCGAATACCCGATCGTGACTTACGTGTTCGGTTTCACCGGCCGTTCGAAACTCGACGAAGCCTTCAGCCATCGTGGTCTGACGCCGAAAGTGGTGTTCACCGCAGCCGACGCCGACGTGATCAAAACCTACGTGCGCCTGGGTCTGGGCGTGGGCATCGTGGCGAAGATGGCGGTCGATACCAAACTCGATAACGACCTGGTGGTGCTGGATGCCAGCGAGCTGTTCGAGTCGAGCATCACCAAGATCGGTTTCCGTCGTGGCACTTTCCTGCGTGGCTTCATGTGCGACTTCATCGAGAAGTTCGCCCCGCACCTGACCCGCGAAGTGATGGCCAAAGCCATCCAGTGCCACAACAAGCAGGAGCTGGAAGAGCTGTTCGACGGCGTCGAACTGCCGGTCCACTAA
- the earP gene encoding elongation factor P maturation arginine rhamnosyltransferase EarP has protein sequence MPVPKTRWDIFCTVVDNYGDIGVTWRLARQLVAEHALAVRLWVDDLRAFERICPEIDIHLGQQTQQGVDVRHWPSDWPQTEAADVVIAAFACQLPPAYMDAMAERQQLPLWMNLDYLSAEGWVIGCHGLPSVKYKSVQKFFFFPGFQPGTGGLLRERGLLERRRAFQADDEAQRQFLERLGIDRAPGAQLISLFAYENAGLASWLDVLAADNEPTHLLVPEGRILGDVARWLGVDSLEVGDLNVRQALTVQVLPFVRQDQYDQLLWCCDFNAVRGEDSFVRAQWAGRPMLWHIYQQDEDIHLDKLDAFLALYTKGLSPAAAEAMNGLWHAWSAGQPIGEHWLEARKHWPELQENAEQWCLEQGLQADLATALVQFYLNWI, from the coding sequence ATGCCGGTACCGAAAACCCGCTGGGATATTTTTTGCACCGTGGTCGATAACTATGGCGACATCGGCGTGACCTGGCGTCTGGCCCGGCAACTGGTGGCCGAACATGCGCTGGCGGTGCGCCTGTGGGTCGATGACCTGCGCGCCTTCGAGCGCATCTGCCCCGAGATCGACATCCACCTGGGCCAGCAAACGCAGCAGGGCGTCGACGTGCGGCACTGGCCGAGCGACTGGCCGCAGACGGAGGCGGCGGACGTGGTGATCGCCGCGTTTGCCTGTCAGTTGCCTCCCGCGTACATGGACGCCATGGCCGAGCGCCAACAGCTGCCGCTGTGGATGAACCTCGATTACCTCAGCGCCGAAGGCTGGGTCATCGGTTGTCACGGTTTGCCCTCGGTGAAATACAAATCGGTGCAGAAGTTTTTCTTCTTTCCCGGGTTTCAGCCGGGCACCGGAGGCTTGCTGCGTGAACGGGGTTTGCTTGAGCGACGTCGTGCGTTTCAGGCGGATGACGAGGCGCAGCGCCAGTTCCTGGAACGTCTGGGGATCGATCGCGCACCGGGCGCACAACTGATTTCACTGTTTGCCTACGAGAACGCCGGTCTCGCCAGTTGGCTGGATGTGCTGGCCGCTGATAACGAACCCACCCACCTGCTGGTGCCGGAAGGGCGGATTCTCGGTGACGTCGCGCGCTGGCTCGGGGTTGACTCACTGGAGGTCGGCGACCTGAACGTGCGTCAGGCGCTGACGGTGCAGGTGCTGCCGTTCGTCCGTCAGGATCAATACGATCAGTTGCTGTGGTGCTGTGATTTCAATGCGGTGCGTGGGGAGGATTCGTTCGTTCGTGCGCAGTGGGCCGGGCGGCCGATGCTCTGGCACATCTATCAGCAGGACGAAGACATCCATCTGGACAAGCTCGACGCCTTCCTTGCGTTGTATACGAAAGGACTTTCGCCGGCGGCTGCCGAGGCGATGAACGGTCTGTGGCATGCCTGGAGTGCCGGGCAACCGATCGGCGAGCACTGGCTAGAGGCCCGTAAACACTGGCCAGAACTGCAGGAAAACGCCGAACAATGGTGTCTGGAACAAGGCTTGCAGGCCGATCTTGCCACGGCGCTGGTACAGTTTTACCTAAATTGGATATGA
- a CDS encoding MarR family winged helix-turn-helix transcriptional regulator — protein sequence MTTERDTTDNCDHLLLDNQACFALHSTSLMMTKVYKPLLQALGLTYPQYLAMMVLWEKDGLTVGEISTRLLTDPGSLTPLLKRLEAEGLLSRTRSREDERVVIVELTAQGRALRDQAKSVPQCILGASGFTIERLQHLQSELQALRSHLQDSLT from the coding sequence ATGACCACCGAACGCGACACCACCGACAACTGCGATCACCTGCTGTTGGACAACCAGGCCTGCTTCGCCCTGCACTCCACCTCGCTGATGATGACCAAGGTCTACAAGCCGTTGCTGCAAGCGCTGGGCCTGACCTATCCGCAGTATCTGGCGATGATGGTGCTGTGGGAAAAGGACGGTTTGACCGTGGGCGAAATCAGCACGCGGTTGCTGACCGATCCGGGATCGCTGACACCGTTGCTCAAGCGCCTGGAGGCTGAAGGTTTGCTCAGCCGTACGCGCAGTCGCGAGGATGAGCGGGTGGTGATCGTTGAACTCACCGCACAAGGCCGGGCCCTGCGTGACCAGGCCAAGAGCGTTCCGCAATGCATCCTGGGCGCCAGCGGCTTTACCATCGAACGCCTGCAGCATCTGCAATCGGAGCTGCAAGCCCTGCGCAGCCACCTGCAAGACAGCTTGACTTGA
- a CDS encoding elongation factor P, producing MKTGKELKPGTVIRIDNDPWLVQKAEFTKSGRNSAIMKTKLKNLLTGYKTETVYGADDKLDDVILDRKEATLSFISGDTYTFMDTTDYTMYELNAEDIESVLPFVEEGMTDVCEAVFFEERLVSVELPTTIVRVVDYTEGSARGDTSGKVMKPAKLSNGTELQVADFIEIGDKIEIDTREGGSYKGRAK from the coding sequence ATGAAAACTGGTAAAGAACTCAAACCCGGTACCGTGATCCGTATCGACAACGATCCTTGGCTGGTTCAGAAAGCTGAATTCACCAAGTCGGGCCGTAACAGCGCGATCATGAAGACCAAGCTGAAGAACCTGCTGACCGGTTACAAGACCGAAACCGTTTACGGTGCGGACGACAAGCTGGACGACGTGATCCTCGACCGCAAAGAAGCGACCCTGTCCTTCATCAGCGGCGACACCTACACGTTCATGGACACCACTGACTACACCATGTACGAGCTGAACGCCGAAGACATCGAAAGCGTTCTGCCTTTCGTTGAAGAAGGCATGACCGACGTTTGCGAAGCCGTGTTCTTCGAAGAGCGTCTGGTTTCCGTAGAACTGCCGACCACCATCGTGCGCGTAGTTGACTACACCGAAGGTTCGGCTCGTGGCGACACTTCCGGCAAAGTCATGAAGCCAGCCAAGCTGAGCAACGGTACTGAGCTGCAAGTTGCTGACTTCATCGAAATCGGTGACAAGATCGAGATCGACACCCGTGAAGGCGGTTCCTACAAAGGCCGTGCCAAATAA
- a CDS encoding 3-deoxy-7-phosphoheptulonate synthase, producing the protein MADLPINDLNVASNETLITPDQLKRDIPLSDAALRTVTKGREVIRNILDGTDHRLFVVIGPCSIHDIKAAHEYADRLKALAAEVSDTLYLVMRVYFEKPRTTVGWKGLINDPYLDDSFKIQDGLHIGRQLLLDLAEKGLPTATEALDPISPQYLQDLISWSAIGARTTESQTHREMASGLSSAVGFKNGTDGGLTVAINALQSVSSPHRFLGINQEGGVSIVTTKGNAYGHVVLRGGNGKPNYDSVSVALCEQALNKAKIKPNIMVDCSHANSNKDPALQPLVMENVANQILEGNQSIIGLMVESHLNWGCQAIPKDLADLQYGVSITDACIDWATTENTLRSMHAKLKDVLPKRQRS; encoded by the coding sequence ATGGCTGATTTACCGATCAACGACCTAAACGTCGCCTCTAACGAGACCCTGATCACTCCTGATCAGCTCAAGCGTGATATTCCTCTGAGCGACGCTGCCCTGCGCACCGTCACCAAGGGCCGCGAAGTCATTCGCAACATTCTTGATGGCACCGACCACCGTCTGTTCGTAGTGATCGGCCCGTGCTCGATCCACGACATCAAGGCTGCCCACGAATACGCTGACCGCCTCAAGGCATTGGCGGCGGAAGTCTCCGATACCCTGTATCTGGTCATGCGCGTGTATTTCGAGAAGCCACGGACCACCGTCGGCTGGAAAGGCCTGATCAACGACCCGTACCTCGACGACTCGTTCAAGATTCAGGACGGTCTGCACATCGGTCGCCAACTGCTGCTGGACCTGGCCGAGAAAGGCCTGCCGACCGCCACCGAAGCCCTCGACCCGATCTCCCCGCAGTACCTGCAGGATCTGATCAGCTGGTCGGCCATCGGCGCACGCACCACCGAATCCCAGACTCACCGTGAAATGGCCTCCGGCCTGTCCTCGGCCGTCGGCTTCAAGAACGGCACCGACGGTGGCCTGACCGTGGCGATCAATGCCCTGCAGTCGGTCTCCAGCCCGCACCGTTTCCTGGGCATCAACCAGGAAGGTGGCGTGTCGATCGTCACCACCAAGGGCAACGCCTACGGTCACGTGGTGCTGCGTGGCGGCAACGGCAAGCCGAACTACGATTCGGTCAGCGTCGCCCTGTGCGAGCAGGCGCTGAACAAGGCGAAGATCAAGCCGAACATCATGGTCGATTGCAGCCACGCCAACTCCAACAAGGATCCGGCCCTGCAACCGCTGGTGATGGAAAACGTCGCCAACCAGATCCTTGAAGGCAACCAGTCGATCATCGGCCTGATGGTCGAGAGTCATCTGAACTGGGGCTGCCAGGCCATCCCGAAAGACCTCGCCGACCTGCAATACGGCGTGTCGATCACCGACGCCTGCATTGACTGGGCCACCACCGAGAACACCTTGCGCAGCATGCACGCCAAGCTCAAGGATGTTCTGCCGAAGCGTCAGCGCAGCTGA
- a CDS encoding 5'-nucleotidase, with the protein MAKNIDDKLVLAISSRALFDLSESHKVYLSSGVEAYRQYQIEHEDEILAPGDAFPLVEKLLSLNSRLDRARVEVILVSRNSADTGLRAFNSIHHYGLDISRAAFVGGRSPYPYLKAFGCDLFLSTHAEDVRAALDAGFAAATILSGGASRAASDELRIAFDGDAVLFSDESERIYQSGGLEAFQAKEREAAREPLRGGPFKGFLAALNALQREFPEDDCPIRTALVTARSAPAHERVIRTLREWDIRLDESLFLGGLTKSAFLEAFAADVFFDDQAGHCELAREVVATGHVPHGISNEPSI; encoded by the coding sequence ATGGCCAAGAACATCGATGACAAACTGGTGCTGGCGATTTCGTCTCGCGCCCTGTTCGACCTGAGCGAAAGTCACAAGGTCTACCTGTCGAGCGGCGTCGAAGCCTACCGGCAATATCAGATCGAACACGAAGACGAGATTCTCGCACCGGGCGATGCCTTTCCCCTGGTGGAAAAACTCCTGAGCCTCAACAGTCGCCTCGACCGCGCCCGGGTCGAGGTGATTCTGGTTTCGCGTAACAGTGCCGACACCGGCCTGCGCGCCTTCAACTCGATTCATCACTATGGGCTGGACATTTCCCGGGCGGCATTCGTCGGCGGGCGCAGTCCGTATCCGTACCTCAAGGCCTTTGGCTGTGACCTGTTTCTGTCCACGCACGCCGAGGATGTGCGCGCTGCACTGGACGCTGGATTTGCTGCAGCGACGATTCTGTCTGGTGGCGCCAGTCGTGCCGCCAGTGATGAGTTGCGCATCGCCTTCGACGGCGACGCGGTGCTGTTTTCCGATGAGTCCGAGCGCATTTATCAATCCGGCGGGCTGGAGGCGTTTCAGGCCAAGGAGCGTGAAGCGGCGCGCGAGCCATTGCGCGGCGGGCCGTTCAAAGGCTTTCTGGCCGCGCTCAATGCGCTGCAGCGCGAGTTCCCCGAGGACGATTGCCCGATCCGCACAGCGCTGGTGACCGCGCGTTCGGCGCCGGCCCATGAGCGGGTGATCCGCACCTTGCGCGAGTGGGACATCCGTCTCGACGAGTCGCTGTTCCTCGGCGGGCTGACCAAATCGGCGTTCCTCGAAGCCTTTGCCGCCGATGTGTTTTTCGACGATCAGGCCGGTCACTGCGAGCTCGCGCGTGAAGTGGTCGCCACCGGCCACGTGCCGCACGGCATCAGCAACGAACCATCGATCTAA
- a CDS encoding organic hydroperoxide resistance protein: MQTLYTAIATSTGGRDGRAISSDNVLDVKLATPKELGGAGGAATNPEQLFAAGYSACFIGALKFVASQTKRKIPDDASITAHVGIGQIPGGFGLDIDLHISLPGLEQADAQSLVEAAHQVCPYSNATRDNVDVRLHTTV; the protein is encoded by the coding sequence ATGCAAACTCTCTACACTGCAATCGCAACCTCCACTGGCGGCCGTGACGGTCGTGCGATCTCCAGCGACAACGTCCTCGACGTTAAACTCGCCACCCCGAAAGAACTCGGTGGTGCCGGTGGTGCAGCGACCAACCCTGAGCAACTGTTCGCTGCCGGTTACTCGGCCTGCTTCATCGGCGCACTGAAATTCGTTGCCAGCCAGACCAAACGCAAGATCCCCGACGACGCCTCGATCACCGCGCATGTCGGCATTGGCCAGATCCCTGGCGGTTTCGGTCTGGACATCGACCTGCACATCAGCCTGCCGGGTCTGGAACAAGCGGATGCACAGAGCCTGGTCGAAGCCGCGCATCAGGTCTGCCCGTACTCCAACGCCACCCGTGACAACGTTGACGTGCGTCTGCACACCACCGTGTAA